The Parvularculales bacterium region GTGGTAATGATACGGGGTGGGCGCGTGAGTGACTTGCCGGGGGTGCGGTATCACATCATCCGTGGTGTTCTGGATACTCAGGGCGTGAGCGATCGCCGGCAACGCCGTTCTAAATACGGCGCTAAACGTCCTAAATAGTAAGGCCCAATCCTCATGTCCAGACGTCATCGCGCAGAAAAAAGAGACATTATTCCTGATGCCAAATATGGGGATACCGTTCTTGCTAAGTTTATGAATAGCCTCATGCGGGACGGCAAAAAGTCTATCGCCGAGCGTATTGTTTATGGGGCGTTTGAAGTTATGGAAAAAAAATCGGGAGAACACCCTCTAACGCTGTTTCGTTCGGCTTTAGATAACATTATGCCCACCGTTGAAGTGCGCTCGCGTCGGGTAGGAGGCGCCACATATCAGGTTCCGGTGGAGGTGCGCCATGATCGCCGTCAGGCGTTGGCTATTCGCTGGATGATTACCGCTGCGCGTGCGCGCAGTGAGAACACCATGGTAGACCGGCTTTCTGGCGAGCTTATGGAAGCGGCTAACAATCGGGGTGCTGCAGTGAAAAAGCGCGAAGATACACATCGCATGGCGGAAGCTAACCGTGCATTTTCTCATTATCGCTGGTAAAGCGCATCAACACCCGCAAGGTTTACTCTCATGACTCGCAAAACTCCCCTTCAGGATTATCGCAATATTGGCATTATGGCTCATATTGATGCTGGTAAGACCACCACAACGGAGCGGGTTTTATATTATACTGGCGTGAGCCACAAGATAGGAGAAGTCCATGATGGGGCCGCTACCATGGATTGGATGGAGCAAGAGCAAGAGCGTGGCATTACGATCACCTCGGCGGCTACGACGTGTTTTTGGAATGAAAAACGTATCAATATCATTGATACACCGGGGCATGTGGACTTTACCATTGAGGTGGAGCGCTCTTTGAGGGTTTTGGATGGCGCGGTTGCGGTTTTTGACTCGGTGGCGGGTGTTGAGCCTCAATCTGAGACGGTCTGGCGGCAAGCTGATAAATATGGCGTGCCACGTATGTGTTTTGTCAACAAGATGGATCGCCTTGGCGCTAATTTTTTCCGCACGGTGGATATGATCGTTGATCGTCTGGGCGCTGTGCCGTTGGTGACTCAATTGCCAATTGGCAGTGAGGCGGAGTTTGAGGGCATTGTTGATCTGGTTCGCATGGAAGAGGTCATCTGGCACAATGAAGAGCTGGGGGCTAAGTACGATTACCGGCCTATTCGGGAGTCTCTGCAGGAGCAAGCGGTGGATTATCGCACCAAATTGATTGAGGCGGTAGTTGAGCAAGATGATGCGGTTATGGAACTATACCTTGAGGAAGGTAAAGACCCGGATGCGGAAGCCATCCGCCGTTGCATTCGCCTTGGAACGTTGTCGCAGGCTTTTGTGCCTGTATTGTGCGGGAGTGCTTTTAAGAACAAGGGTGTTCAACCGCTTTTGGATGCAGTTGTTGATTATATGCCATCTCCTGTAGATGTGCCGGCTATTCGCGGTGTTGATCCTAAGACAGAAGAAGAGGTTGTTCGTAAATCTGAAGATAGTGAACCTACGTCTCTGTTGGCGTTTAAGATAATGAATGATCCTTTTGTGGGTTCTCTTACGTTTTGTCGTGTTTATTCGGGCATGGTTGAGAGTGGCTCGTCGTTACTTAATTCGGTTAAGGACAAGCGGGAGCGTATTGGGCGCATGTTGCAGATGCATGCCAACTCCCGCGAGGACATAAAGGAAGCTTATGCGGGTGATATTGTAGCCATCGCGGGTTTGAAGGATACAACGACGGGGGATACGTTGTGCGATGCTACTAGGCCGGTTGTGCTGGAGAGAATGGAGTTTCCCGACCCTGTTATTGAAGTAGCCGTGGAGCCAAAAACCAAGGCTGACCAAGAAAAGATGGGTGTAGCGTTAAATAGATTGGCTCAGGAGGATCCGTCTTTTCGGGTTTCCAGTGATGTGGAGTCCGGTCAGACTATCATCAAGGGTATGGGAGAATTGCATTTGGATATTATCATTGACCGCATGAAGCGCGAGTTCAAGGTTGATGCCAATGTTGGGGCACCTCAGGTTGC contains the following coding sequences:
- the rpsG gene encoding 30S ribosomal protein S7; amino-acid sequence: MSRRHRAEKRDIIPDAKYGDTVLAKFMNSLMRDGKKSIAERIVYGAFEVMEKKSGEHPLTLFRSALDNIMPTVEVRSRRVGGATYQVPVEVRHDRRQALAIRWMITAARARSENTMVDRLSGELMEAANNRGAAVKKREDTHRMAEANRAFSHYRW
- the fusA gene encoding elongation factor G, whose product is MTRKTPLQDYRNIGIMAHIDAGKTTTTERVLYYTGVSHKIGEVHDGAATMDWMEQEQERGITITSAATTCFWNEKRINIIDTPGHVDFTIEVERSLRVLDGAVAVFDSVAGVEPQSETVWRQADKYGVPRMCFVNKMDRLGANFFRTVDMIVDRLGAVPLVTQLPIGSEAEFEGIVDLVRMEEVIWHNEELGAKYDYRPIRESLQEQAVDYRTKLIEAVVEQDDAVMELYLEEGKDPDAEAIRRCIRLGTLSQAFVPVLCGSAFKNKGVQPLLDAVVDYMPSPVDVPAIRGVDPKTEEEVVRKSEDSEPTSLLAFKIMNDPFVGSLTFCRVYSGMVESGSSLLNSVKDKRERIGRMLQMHANSREDIKEAYAGDIVAIAGLKDTTTGDTLCDATRPVVLERMEFPDPVIEVAVEPKTKADQEKMGVALNRLAQEDPSFRVSSDVESGQTIIKGMGELHLDIIIDRMKREFKVDANVGAPQVAYRETFSKKAELDYTHKKQTGGAGQFARMKIIVEPQEPGDGYEFENKIVGGSIPKEYIPGIQKGIDSVRDGGVLAGFPVIDFKVTLIDGAYHDVDSSVMAFEIAARAAFREIARDAGARLLEPIMRVEVVTPDDYMGDIIGDLNSRRGQISSTEPRGNATVVNAMVPLANMFGYVNTLRSMSQGRAQYTMQFDRYHPVPQAVSDEVLAKFA